One window of the Rhizorhabdus dicambivorans genome contains the following:
- a CDS encoding thiamine pyrophosphate-requiring protein, which translates to MSAGISSARPSRANVLSVLATSRAEGRIMKVSEAIAEILKREGVEVIFGYPRNAVLETAAAIGIRPIIVRQERVGVHMADALSRMTRGRKIGVFAMQHGPGTENAYGGVAQAYSESIPVLVLPQGYARRIAHIPDNYNATVSMRDVSKHVEPINIAGEVGNVMRRAFTQLRNGRLRPVIVELPWDVLPEELEAPLDYHPSVSVRSGPDPEGIRVAAKMLVEAKRPVIYAGQGIHWADAYEELRALAELLAIPVSTSLEGKSCFDETHPLALGSGGAAVPGQLRHFLDEADLIFGIGCSFSETAFGVRMPAGKRVLHATLDPADINKSVPCEHALVGDAQLTLTALLAACRDLVDGPRDSAAIAAEIAEVEARWMEGWLPILTSDSAPMTPYRVLWELQKTVDVANTIITHDAGSPRDQLTPYWKSITPLSYIGWGKSTQLGYGIGLAMGAKLACPDKLCINVWGDAAIGFTGTDFETAVRERLPILSILLNNSAMAIELDIMPEATERFRATDISGDYAAFARALGGYGERVEKPADIADAIRRGIAATEAGQPALIEFITSKEKRASRL; encoded by the coding sequence ATGAGCGCCGGCATCTCATCCGCACGACCATCAAGGGCGAACGTCCTATCGGTCCTAGCGACTTCAAGGGCTGAAGGCAGGATCATGAAGGTTAGCGAAGCGATTGCTGAAATCCTGAAGCGCGAGGGCGTCGAGGTAATTTTCGGGTATCCACGTAACGCGGTGCTCGAGACGGCGGCAGCGATCGGCATTCGCCCGATCATTGTCCGCCAGGAGCGGGTGGGCGTCCACATGGCGGACGCCCTCTCGCGAATGACACGCGGCCGGAAGATCGGTGTCTTCGCCATGCAGCACGGACCTGGCACCGAAAATGCCTATGGCGGCGTGGCCCAGGCCTATTCGGAATCGATCCCGGTTCTTGTGTTGCCGCAGGGCTACGCGCGAAGGATCGCGCATATCCCGGATAATTACAACGCGACCGTCTCGATGCGCGACGTGTCGAAGCACGTCGAGCCTATCAATATCGCCGGTGAGGTGGGCAACGTCATGCGGCGGGCCTTCACCCAGCTCCGCAACGGCCGCCTCCGCCCCGTGATCGTCGAACTTCCGTGGGACGTGCTGCCCGAAGAGCTGGAAGCGCCGCTCGACTATCATCCTTCAGTGAGCGTTCGATCCGGACCGGATCCCGAGGGTATTCGCGTCGCCGCCAAGATGCTGGTCGAGGCGAAGCGACCGGTCATTTATGCCGGACAGGGCATCCATTGGGCCGACGCCTATGAGGAACTCCGCGCGCTGGCCGAGCTTCTGGCGATTCCGGTATCGACCAGTCTGGAAGGGAAGAGTTGCTTCGACGAGACTCATCCGCTCGCGCTCGGCTCGGGCGGGGCCGCTGTTCCCGGCCAACTGCGCCATTTTCTTGACGAGGCCGACCTGATCTTCGGCATCGGCTGCAGCTTCTCCGAAACGGCTTTCGGCGTGCGCATGCCCGCCGGCAAGCGCGTCCTCCATGCAACGCTCGATCCCGCGGACATCAACAAATCCGTGCCGTGCGAGCATGCGTTGGTCGGTGATGCGCAGCTCACGCTTACCGCGTTGCTGGCCGCATGCCGGGACCTGGTGGACGGACCGCGGGACAGCGCGGCTATTGCTGCCGAGATCGCCGAAGTCGAAGCTCGCTGGATGGAAGGGTGGCTGCCAATCCTGACAAGCGACAGCGCGCCGATGACACCATACCGGGTGCTCTGGGAATTGCAGAAGACCGTCGACGTAGCCAACACGATCATCACGCACGACGCTGGCTCGCCGCGCGATCAGCTCACGCCTTATTGGAAGAGCATCACTCCGCTGAGTTACATCGGATGGGGCAAATCCACCCAGCTTGGATACGGTATCGGCCTGGCAATGGGCGCCAAGCTCGCCTGTCCCGACAAGCTGTGCATCAACGTGTGGGGCGACGCCGCTATCGGGTTCACCGGGACGGACTTCGAGACGGCGGTGCGCGAGCGACTGCCGATTCTGTCGATCCTGCTCAACAACTCTGCGATGGCGATCGAGCTGGATATCATGCCCGAGGCAACCGAGCGCTTCCGCGCGACCGACATCTCGGGTGACTATGCCGCCTTCGCACGAGCGCTCGGCGGTTATGGCGAACGCGTCGAAAAGCCCGCAGATATCGCGGATGCGATCCGTCGCGGCATCGCCGCCACCGAGGCCGGTCAGCCGGCCCTGATCGAGTTCATCACTTCCAAGGAGAAGAGGGCGTCACGTCTATGA
- a CDS encoding TauD/TfdA dioxygenase family protein translates to MATLVKPAALTDNVLPPPIAAGLPMPKFKRIGVDPISGACGCEISGVDLRGPLDDETLAEVMKAFEQFTVIVFRDQDLTPDQHKAFSRYFGEITEIPQAPIYGEHRDMQEVRREAHEPESVVPSFEHFHTDSPFLLQPPKCVVMRALAVPQWGGDTAFSNAYLVYEHLSDSMKKVVDDLKVVYSGADLWKKNLSKAPDERMRLRESHDFTEDELTSIHPAVRVHPVTGRRAIFATTAYFKGFVGWSESESKALLEYLQGLAQHLHYHCRVKWKKDTLLVWDNRFTLHRGIHDFKYERRHLIRTTIKGERPIGPSDFKG, encoded by the coding sequence ATGGCAACACTCGTCAAACCTGCCGCCTTGACGGATAACGTCTTGCCGCCGCCCATTGCCGCCGGCTTGCCTATGCCGAAGTTCAAACGCATCGGCGTGGACCCGATCAGCGGCGCATGCGGCTGTGAGATTTCGGGTGTCGACCTTCGGGGGCCACTCGACGACGAGACGCTCGCCGAGGTGATGAAAGCCTTCGAGCAATTCACGGTCATCGTATTTCGGGACCAGGACCTGACGCCCGACCAGCACAAGGCGTTCTCGCGCTATTTCGGCGAAATCACCGAGATTCCGCAGGCGCCCATCTACGGCGAACACCGCGATATGCAGGAGGTGCGCCGCGAAGCGCACGAGCCGGAAAGCGTGGTGCCCTCATTCGAGCATTTCCACACCGACAGCCCGTTCCTTCTTCAACCGCCCAAGTGCGTCGTCATGCGTGCGCTTGCCGTCCCGCAATGGGGTGGCGACACGGCTTTCTCGAATGCCTACCTCGTATACGAGCATCTTTCCGACAGCATGAAGAAAGTGGTCGACGATCTGAAGGTCGTCTACTCCGGTGCGGATCTCTGGAAGAAAAATCTGAGCAAAGCGCCGGACGAGCGGATGCGCTTGCGTGAAAGTCATGATTTCACCGAAGACGAGCTCACCAGCATTCACCCGGCGGTCCGCGTCCATCCTGTAACAGGTCGTCGCGCAATCTTCGCCACAACTGCCTACTTCAAGGGCTTCGTCGGCTGGAGCGAAAGTGAGAGCAAGGCACTGCTGGAATATCTTCAGGGTCTCGCACAGCACCTTCATTATCATTGCCGTGTAAAGTGGAAGAAGGATACGCTGCTCGTCTGGGACAATCGCTTCACGCTTCATCGCGGCATACACGACTTCAAGTATGAGCGCCGGCATCTCATCCGCACGACCATCAAGGGCGAACGTCCTATCGGTCCTAGCGACTTCAAGGGCTGA
- a CDS encoding TonB-dependent receptor → MVSRQSGRGGFAPWGSGCSAIAITALTLISAPAGAQSTARSGAPASNASESAAGQATGTDAATNADIVVTAQFRSQRLQDTPIAITAVNSEMLTARGQTNISQVAAEAPNVNLQRAPSTFGPAMQAFIRGVGQSDSNIALQPGVGLYVDDVYYSTLLGSMLELLDLDRVEILRGPQGTLAGQNSIGGAIKLYSKIPTGDDGGFLEGTYGSYHKTELRGAAGFTIVPDHLFARLSGVANNQDGYVTRYDYRCTHPGSTVPSFATSDKCKLGTEGGKSYGALRGTLRWEPTHGAEFTLIGDYTKDNSESAAATLLYVGSTAAPGAPATAPYSLGGVSLGTATGSPFITYSPFGNFSQDTFTHSPYVSYENYLNSAPRDGTTAYSTPAKNYVNTWGVSGRAKIDISDVFSVVSITAYRSYNSIFTSGDSTPLNVSLTTNDDRHTQFSQEVRLNGSVASLIDFTVGGYYLTQRDSNNQRVQLPTLEFVQSDRVHQVTKAAFANADVHPFQGLDVIGGIRYTDLQNDFFYGRLGTPGSIYGGAAPPSLAPLNGLAVPFSKKRVDYRATVQYRWSPGLMTYAQFSTGFRSGGANPRPFFPSQAINHGPETLNAYEIGFKSDLFDRRIRLNGSAFINKYKDILVTVSTCPVAPVAPCALPINAGAANIKGFELESTFRLVKGLLIDASLGYLDFNYTSLSPLAIAAGLTTSNDGPFVQRFRGSVGTQYTIDAGNLGTFTPRLDVNFQSRYFSNPVNRPPFNEIPARTILNGHLTYQDPGKIWGVTLEVNNLTDKLYYDGIFDNRGSTSFVQGSPALPRTWQVSIRRNF, encoded by the coding sequence ATGGTTTCGAGGCAAAGTGGACGTGGCGGCTTCGCACCGTGGGGTAGCGGTTGCTCCGCGATCGCAATCACCGCACTAACGTTAATTTCGGCCCCCGCCGGCGCACAGAGCACGGCTCGATCGGGCGCACCCGCTTCGAATGCTTCAGAATCGGCTGCCGGCCAAGCCACGGGCACCGACGCGGCGACCAACGCCGACATTGTCGTCACCGCCCAGTTCCGCTCGCAGCGGCTTCAGGACACGCCGATCGCGATCACTGCGGTGAATTCCGAAATGCTCACGGCTCGCGGGCAGACGAACATCAGTCAGGTCGCGGCAGAAGCACCGAACGTGAATCTGCAGCGTGCGCCCTCGACCTTTGGGCCGGCGATGCAGGCCTTCATTCGCGGTGTTGGTCAATCTGACTCGAACATCGCACTTCAACCGGGCGTCGGCCTGTATGTGGACGATGTCTACTATTCGACGCTTCTGGGCTCGATGCTGGAACTGCTCGATCTCGACCGCGTCGAGATCCTGCGTGGACCGCAAGGCACGCTCGCGGGTCAGAATTCGATCGGTGGCGCAATCAAGCTCTATTCCAAGATTCCGACTGGCGACGACGGCGGCTTTCTCGAAGGCACGTACGGCAGTTATCACAAGACCGAACTTCGCGGGGCGGCCGGCTTCACGATCGTTCCCGATCACCTGTTCGCCCGGCTTTCCGGTGTAGCGAACAATCAGGACGGTTACGTCACCCGCTACGATTACCGCTGCACTCATCCAGGCTCGACCGTTCCCAGCTTCGCTACAAGCGACAAGTGCAAGCTTGGAACCGAAGGTGGCAAATCCTATGGCGCGCTGCGCGGGACCCTGCGCTGGGAGCCGACCCATGGCGCCGAGTTCACGCTGATCGGCGACTATACGAAAGACAATAGCGAGTCGGCAGCTGCCACTTTGCTCTACGTCGGGTCGACCGCAGCCCCGGGAGCGCCCGCGACGGCTCCCTATTCGCTTGGGGGTGTGAGCCTCGGAACTGCGACTGGCTCCCCGTTCATCACATACTCGCCTTTTGGAAACTTCTCACAAGATACATTCACGCATAGCCCGTACGTTAGTTATGAAAATTACCTGAATTCCGCGCCGCGTGACGGGACCACCGCCTATTCAACGCCGGCAAAGAACTACGTCAATACGTGGGGTGTTTCGGGCCGTGCAAAGATCGACATCAGCGATGTTTTCTCGGTGGTCTCCATCACAGCCTATCGCTCCTACAACTCCATCTTTACCTCGGGCGACTCGACGCCTTTGAATGTCTCGCTGACGACGAATGACGATCGGCACACCCAGTTCAGCCAGGAGGTGCGCCTGAACGGGAGCGTGGCCTCCCTGATCGATTTCACCGTTGGGGGATATTACCTTACCCAGCGCGACTCCAATAACCAGCGCGTCCAACTCCCGACACTGGAATTCGTCCAGTCGGACAGGGTGCATCAAGTCACCAAGGCGGCCTTCGCCAACGCCGATGTGCATCCCTTCCAGGGCCTCGATGTGATCGGCGGCATCCGTTACACCGATCTGCAGAACGACTTCTTTTACGGGCGCCTCGGTACACCGGGCAGCATCTATGGCGGAGCCGCCCCGCCTTCGCTCGCCCCGCTGAACGGGCTGGCGGTGCCTTTCTCGAAAAAGCGCGTCGATTATCGAGCGACCGTCCAGTATCGCTGGAGCCCGGGGCTGATGACATACGCCCAGTTTTCGACCGGCTTCCGGAGCGGAGGAGCCAATCCCCGGCCCTTCTTCCCGTCGCAAGCAATCAACCACGGCCCCGAGACGCTCAATGCGTACGAGATCGGCTTTAAGAGCGACTTGTTCGACCGTCGGATCCGGCTCAACGGCTCAGCGTTCATAAACAAGTACAAGGACATTCTGGTCACAGTATCGACCTGCCCTGTCGCGCCTGTCGCGCCGTGCGCCCTGCCGATCAATGCGGGCGCCGCCAACATCAAGGGCTTCGAACTGGAATCGACCTTCCGTCTGGTCAAGGGATTGCTGATCGATGCGTCACTTGGCTACCTTGATTTCAATTACACGTCGTTGTCGCCCCTCGCGATCGCCGCTGGCCTCACGACCAGTAACGACGGCCCGTTCGTGCAGCGCTTCAGGGGAAGCGTCGGCACCCAATATACGATCGATGCGGGGAATTTGGGGACGTTTACGCCACGATTGGATGTCAATTTCCAAAGTCGCTATTTCTCCAATCCGGTGAACAGGCCGCCGTTCAATGAAATTCCCGCACGGACCATCCTCAATGGTCACCTAACCTACCAAGACCCCGGGAAAATCTGGGGCGTGACCTTGGAAGTCAATAACCTGACTGACAAGCTCTATTATGACGGCATCTTCGACAATCGGGGCTCGACGAGCTTCGTGCAAGGGTCGCCTGCGCTTCCCCGCACGTGGCAGGTCAGCATCCGCCGTAACTTTTAA
- a CDS encoding IclR family transcriptional regulator, translating to MADENDRGSGLRTIALLKQIAESGNTFTIAQLSGKASLPPSSVHRLLQPLIKEGFVERGPSQSYRIGSELLRIASLVLRQVDAAVLARPILRRLWTEWEETSSLAVYKPTSRNAVVVEIIQTPHPLRFVIEPFTELSLTWGSLGRAILASLPPAEAEDAMRSPAAGPLSGQPPLTRAAMGEIIAEIQAQGFAQYRNEQVDAAGVAAPVFRADGSVLGSIGITAPAQRLRKELVPAMAKAVQAAAAELSATLGYGPP from the coding sequence GTGGCTGACGAAAACGACCGAGGTTCGGGATTGCGTACCATCGCGCTCCTAAAACAGATTGCGGAAAGTGGTAACACGTTCACGATAGCACAACTCTCTGGAAAGGCTTCTCTTCCGCCAAGTAGTGTTCATCGACTCCTCCAGCCACTAATCAAGGAGGGATTTGTCGAGCGTGGACCAAGTCAATCCTATCGGATCGGCAGCGAGTTGTTGCGCATCGCCTCACTTGTGCTTCGGCAGGTCGACGCGGCCGTGCTGGCGCGCCCGATCCTCCGTCGGCTATGGACCGAGTGGGAAGAAACGAGCTCCTTGGCGGTCTACAAGCCGACCAGTCGCAATGCGGTAGTGGTGGAAATAATCCAAACGCCACATCCGCTTCGCTTTGTGATCGAGCCTTTCACCGAGCTGTCGTTGACATGGGGTTCCTTGGGCCGGGCGATCCTGGCTTCATTGCCTCCAGCGGAAGCGGAGGACGCGATGCGAAGCCCTGCCGCGGGACCACTTAGCGGGCAGCCACCGTTAACCCGCGCGGCAATGGGAGAGATCATCGCAGAAATTCAGGCGCAAGGGTTCGCTCAGTATCGCAACGAGCAGGTAGACGCCGCCGGCGTCGCTGCGCCGGTCTTCCGGGCGGATGGCTCCGTCCTCGGGAGCATCGGTATCACGGCGCCAGCGCAAAGACTCCGAAAAGAGCTGGTGCCCGCAATGGCAAAGGCAGTGCAGGCGGCCGCTGCCGAGCTGTCGGCAACATTGGGATACGGCCCTCCTTGA
- a CDS encoding nuclear transport factor 2 family protein — translation MRRVAIGLAGIILTAVATAAHASYADDRAEIENLSARYFIAFDALDPKTYADTFTPDGVLIYGGGTATGRQAIYDVIAKSKFGRAKKVPADTTSRPRAQHNIVNEVIEVSGNTATQKAYWFAMTNDTPDGTVKLLYMGHYQDELVKVKGRWLFKKRQIWNESLARVRSLFYPELGETDPREK, via the coding sequence ATGCGAAGGGTTGCGATCGGCCTAGCCGGCATCATTCTGACCGCTGTAGCCACTGCGGCGCACGCAAGCTACGCCGACGACCGAGCAGAGATCGAGAATCTCTCCGCTCGCTATTTCATCGCTTTCGATGCGCTGGACCCGAAGACCTATGCCGATACCTTCACTCCTGACGGTGTCTTGATTTATGGCGGCGGCACAGCGACCGGTCGGCAGGCGATCTACGATGTGATCGCCAAGTCCAAGTTCGGTCGGGCAAAGAAGGTCCCCGCGGACACCACATCACGTCCTCGGGCACAGCACAACATTGTCAACGAGGTAATCGAGGTCAGCGGCAACACAGCGACCCAAAAGGCCTATTGGTTCGCGATGACCAACGACACGCCGGATGGCACCGTAAAGCTGTTGTACATGGGCCATTATCAGGACGAGCTTGTAAAGGTTAAGGGGCGTTGGCTGTTCAAGAAGCGGCAGATCTGGAACGAGTCCCTCGCTCGCGTGAGATCACTGTTCTACCCTGAGTTGGGCGAAACCGATCCTCGCGAGAAGTGA
- a CDS encoding ketopantoate reductase family protein has translation MREVCIVGAGAMGCLFAARMSLAGSNVTLVDVDSRRLETIASMGLELHDDDGIRLARPLACIAKDVAGPVDILVLFTKGTHSAAAIRSMAHVAHRNLSVLTLQNGIGNAELLASAFGADRVLMGTAHVPADLSPPNRVSSHGHLEVHLGPMTPVGFERARATTALLFAAGFNPVMAANVGAVIWEKLAFNAALNALAMVTGSTNGAMNNAPALRIAHAIVDEATAVAHARGLELSAQDIKLAVNRAVADHAAHKASMLQDREAGRTTEIEFINGAIVRSAENLGIPTPVTATMADLVRVIEAARG, from the coding sequence GTGAGGGAAGTCTGCATCGTCGGCGCCGGCGCAATGGGGTGCCTGTTCGCAGCGCGAATGAGCCTGGCAGGCTCAAATGTGACCTTGGTCGACGTCGATTCCCGACGACTTGAAACCATCGCCTCCATGGGTCTCGAATTGCACGACGACGATGGTATTCGGTTGGCGCGACCGTTGGCATGCATCGCCAAAGACGTTGCGGGACCAGTCGACATTCTTGTTCTGTTCACGAAGGGGACCCACAGCGCGGCTGCGATCCGCTCGATGGCACACGTTGCGCATCGGAATCTGTCCGTGCTGACCCTGCAGAATGGCATCGGCAACGCAGAGTTGCTGGCTTCCGCGTTCGGAGCGGACCGGGTGCTGATGGGCACGGCGCATGTGCCTGCCGACCTCTCGCCACCCAACAGGGTGAGCAGCCATGGTCATCTCGAAGTGCATCTTGGCCCGATGACGCCCGTGGGCTTCGAACGTGCCAGGGCAACGACGGCTCTGCTATTCGCGGCTGGTTTCAACCCTGTTATGGCCGCGAACGTCGGGGCTGTGATCTGGGAGAAGCTGGCGTTCAATGCGGCGCTTAACGCGCTGGCGATGGTCACCGGCTCGACGAACGGAGCAATGAACAACGCTCCGGCGCTACGCATTGCGCATGCGATCGTAGACGAGGCCACCGCCGTGGCCCACGCGAGGGGGCTGGAGCTATCCGCGCAGGACATCAAGCTCGCGGTGAACAGGGCGGTGGCTGATCACGCAGCCCACAAGGCTTCGATGCTTCAAGACAGGGAGGCTGGGCGTACTACCGAAATAGAATTCATCAACGGCGCGATTGTCCGCTCGGCGGAGAACCTCGGAATTCCGACGCCCGTGACTGCCACTATGGCCGATCTAGTGCGGGTAATTGAGGCAGCCCGAGGTTAG
- a CDS encoding aromatic-ring-hydroxylating dioxygenase subunit beta, protein MTALTLVDAERILYSEARLLDARDFQAWLEMLDPGILYWMPAWRDDGTQTADPERELSLIYYSGKHNLEDRVRRLLAGQSAASRMPQRVVHAITNVELELRGPGEATVLSCFISSVFDPRADRIAQFFGRNEHGLRCEGGRWLITRKIIRLANDIVPSVLDVNMV, encoded by the coding sequence ATGACGGCGCTCACCCTGGTGGATGCCGAGCGCATCCTCTACTCGGAAGCGCGGCTGCTCGATGCCAGGGACTTCCAGGCATGGCTCGAGATGCTGGATCCCGGGATTCTCTATTGGATGCCGGCATGGCGAGACGACGGCACTCAAACCGCGGATCCAGAAAGGGAGCTATCGCTGATCTATTACAGCGGGAAGCACAACCTGGAGGATCGGGTCCGCAGGTTGCTCGCCGGACAGTCGGCGGCATCGCGAATGCCGCAACGCGTCGTCCATGCGATCACCAATGTCGAACTCGAACTGCGTGGGCCAGGCGAAGCGACCGTGCTGTCGTGTTTCATCAGCAGCGTTTTCGATCCCCGGGCCGATCGGATCGCGCAGTTCTTCGGGCGCAACGAACATGGGCTGCGATGCGAGGGAGGTCGGTGGCTCATCACGCGTAAGATCATCCGCCTCGCCAACGACATCGTGCCGTCCGTGCTCGACGTGAACATGGTTTGA
- a CDS encoding aromatic ring-hydroxylating oxygenase subunit alpha — translation MKDLIDDRAEAGVFRVSRSLFNDAALFEEELRHVFEGGWLFLGLASQAPERHDFFTARAGRVPVLISRGQDGELRCFLNACPHKGARIAPFPTGNTKLHVCPYHSWSFDSAGICKNIKWQKSGDYADAFHEQDHNLVQIPKFGEYRGLLFGSLNEDVPSLEEHLGEARKMLDLVVDQSDRGLELVPGRVRFTYAANWKLQLENCTDQYHFTSTHPSYIRALEDRSRKNSAEAVQSSLSSSSFWKAGGDEIVAGSFAFDHGHAVAWGKMDVGPSLPLYDRADELAKRFGEARRNWMFNMRNLTVFPNMQIAENASSQLRVIHPIAHDMTEMETWCLAPIGESSAARTLRIRQYEDFFNPTGMATPDDTAVYEECQRGLSTREPSWLQGHARGSISTTAGGNSLSDSIDMLPAFSVAGSGQLADETLFRSYYRAWAERMKGALV, via the coding sequence TTGAAAGATCTGATCGACGATCGGGCGGAGGCGGGTGTTTTTCGGGTAAGCCGATCGCTGTTCAATGATGCTGCACTGTTTGAAGAAGAGCTTAGACACGTCTTCGAAGGCGGGTGGTTGTTCCTCGGACTAGCGAGCCAGGCGCCCGAACGGCATGACTTTTTTACCGCCCGCGCCGGCCGCGTTCCGGTGCTGATCAGCCGCGGCCAAGACGGCGAACTACGTTGCTTCCTCAATGCGTGCCCGCACAAGGGTGCTCGGATTGCGCCCTTTCCCACGGGCAACACGAAATTGCATGTTTGCCCGTATCACAGCTGGTCATTCGACAGTGCTGGCATTTGCAAGAACATCAAATGGCAGAAGTCCGGAGACTATGCTGACGCCTTTCATGAGCAGGACCACAACTTGGTCCAAATTCCAAAGTTCGGCGAATATCGTGGACTGTTGTTCGGCAGCCTAAACGAAGACGTTCCGTCCTTGGAAGAACATCTCGGCGAAGCACGCAAGATGCTCGATCTGGTCGTCGACCAAAGCGATCGCGGTCTCGAGTTGGTGCCGGGCCGCGTGCGCTTCACCTACGCGGCCAATTGGAAACTCCAGCTTGAGAACTGCACCGATCAATATCATTTTACATCGACCCACCCCAGCTACATCAGGGCGCTTGAGGATCGGTCTCGCAAAAACTCGGCCGAGGCTGTTCAGTCGAGCCTTAGTTCCTCCAGTTTCTGGAAAGCGGGCGGCGATGAAATCGTCGCAGGCTCATTCGCTTTTGACCATGGGCACGCGGTGGCCTGGGGCAAGATGGACGTCGGCCCAAGCCTGCCGCTGTACGATCGCGCGGATGAGCTGGCTAAGCGGTTTGGCGAGGCGCGTCGCAACTGGATGTTCAACATGCGGAATCTCACGGTTTTTCCGAACATGCAGATCGCGGAAAACGCATCGAGCCAACTCCGGGTGATCCATCCGATCGCACACGACATGACCGAGATGGAAACTTGGTGCCTAGCCCCGATTGGCGAGAGTTCTGCCGCCCGGACGCTCCGGATCCGTCAGTATGAAGATTTCTTCAATCCTACTGGTATGGCGACGCCGGACGACACAGCGGTCTACGAGGAATGTCAGCGCGGGCTGTCGACGCGCGAACCGTCCTGGTTGCAAGGCCATGCGCGCGGCAGCATCAGCACAACCGCCGGCGGGAATAGCCTCTCGGATAGCATTGACATGCTCCCGGCGTTCAGTGTCGCGGGATCGGGCCAACTCGCCGACGAGACATTGTTTCGCAGCTACTATCGCGCATGGGCGGAGCGGATGAAGGGCGCGCTCGTATGA
- a CDS encoding nuclear transport factor 2 family protein, whose protein sequence is MFSKVSAAPMIGFLLATITAVPGLAASQPPTYSSTYAQDRAEIEDLQARYMFAFDWLDADTYASTFTEDGVLDWANGKENGRDAIRAFINKIAAGRTEAEAKETPPLRRIHFSHDITNLVLKIEGNHATARAYWLQFRNSNPERKATLAAYGHYEDQLVKVNGRWLFKYRKIYNEQLDRIASKGGNPAW, encoded by the coding sequence ATGTTTTCAAAGGTCAGCGCGGCTCCCATGATCGGTTTCCTTTTGGCCACTATCACGGCCGTGCCCGGCCTCGCCGCGTCGCAGCCGCCGACATATTCGTCGACATACGCGCAGGATCGCGCGGAGATCGAGGATTTGCAGGCTCGCTACATGTTCGCTTTCGATTGGCTCGACGCGGATACCTATGCGTCGACATTCACGGAAGATGGGGTGCTCGATTGGGCAAACGGCAAAGAGAATGGCCGCGATGCCATTCGCGCTTTCATCAATAAGATCGCGGCGGGAAGGACGGAAGCGGAGGCCAAGGAAACGCCGCCGCTGCGCCGTATCCATTTTAGCCATGACATCACGAACCTGGTTTTGAAGATCGAGGGCAATCACGCCACGGCACGCGCCTACTGGCTTCAATTTCGTAACTCCAATCCGGAGCGAAAGGCGACGCTTGCCGCTTACGGGCATTATGAAGACCAGTTGGTCAAAGTGAATGGCCGCTGGCTGTTCAAGTACCGCAAGATCTACAACGAACAACTTGACCGGATCGCCTCGAAAGGCGGCAATCCCGCCTGGTAG